The nucleotide sequence TAGAGAGCGTGTTGCTAGCACTTCTTGTTGGTTGGTTGCTAATGTGATGTCGTTAATGAGTGTGTTGCTTTTCTAACCAATTCTTTATTTTGAGTAAGTTATTCAATTTTGCTTGGCTTGGAGCAGACCGTCAATTTGTAACCCTAAATTAACACGGCTATTTTTGTATGGCATATCAGGAATCTATTGCTGGAAAATGCAACATTGTTTGCATTTCTAAGGACTCTAGGAATCCACAGCTATCGGATAAAGTCACTTGGAGTGCTGCCTTTGTGTTCTATCGTTACTTTGATGTTGGGCAGCGTAAAATAGTGGAGGAGGTAGATGACAAGAGTATCGGAATTGAAGGTATGTGGGACTGATCCAGCCAGTGTTTGAATATGTTGGACTAGCCTCTTATTTTCTTTGAATTGTTGAAAATCTTATGgtgtttttctcttcttctgaaATTGTTGCAGTCAAGAACATATTTAACAAATTGGGATAGTCAAAAgcctgctgctgctgctgtaaaatattatttatacaaCAAAGGGAGTTTGGGGAAATGCCTTGAAAAGTAGTGAAGTCACAAGTGGTTTTTTGAATATTAAAAATAGTCAGACTGTAATTAAAAGCTAGATGGCAAATATGTTGGTACATTAGTTTCAGAAAGGAGATGCaatgttaaattttaaatttggtgTCTgtgatatttaatttaaatatgatgAAATTAGGTACATTTGAATTAATGTTTGTTTCATGGCCTGATGCGTTTCATACTAAGTTCACTTACTAGGAGTTTGGTAAATGGTAACTTAAAATAGCCATTTGAACCAACTTACAACTTTCTATTATGTTAGGTGTCTTAggtttttcagaattttttttcttaactaaCGTGGTCAAGCATTGTGCTGTTATTCGTCTCTCTGGatattatattatttccttGTCCAAAATCACGTGATATAATTGGACATAGTATCTCTGCAAATACAATATAGGAAACTACATTGGTGAGAACTAATCTTTGATCATGTTTCTGCATTGTTTATAATGATGTAATTTTAAACACATTCCCTTTCATCCAATGATTTTGAGCTTTAGATCTGCTTCAAGCCTTCAATGACAATAATGGCAAAATATTATGTTGCAGGTCAAGCTTtggttatatttaaaataaaagcaagaaGTGAAAGATAGTTATTAGCAAATAAGTTGAGGATTGTTTAGTAATGTTAGATTGATGGTATACACGACTTCAAATGCACGATACTAGTACAAGTTTTGGATTTGTTTCAAGAACAATAATGGCATCTGTTTATTTATGATGTAGGTCATGCTTTGGTTGGTTATATTTAAGTGAAAGCTAGTTATTAGCAAATAATCGAGGACTGCGCTTATTTATGTCATATTAATGGTTCTTTTATACTGTTATATCAAAAGGTTCCTGCTAGTTTTGCACCTATAAAATCATGAATAGCACTATCTAGGACTCGAATATAGTGTATTTTGTGTACTTGGATTCCCTGTACTCGGGTAGATAATGCAGTCACGTGGTCATTTGATATCGGCCGTTGGATAATGATTGGATGACTTGGATTTAAACTCAACATATAGTCTAACAAATAGGCTTCTAAACACAACATATAATATGAGCCATTGGATATTTATCAAACGGCCAAGAGCCGCAACTGCGTTAATTTTCAATGTCAGGAAAAGCATTTCCATTTTTTGCAGCTGTGATTGCTGTCATGGTCAGAAAATCTGCTATATATTATCAgctttattatatttcattttctttccatTTGGGATTGATAGGTGGTTTTCTTATTGTCTTTAAGGTTTGTATTTTGTAGTTGTTATTTGTAATCATGTTCTTAGGATGGCATGTTATGAACCTGTTTGATTGTATCAAGACTTTCATACTGATAAACTTTTGCACATCAGCTAAAGTCAGTTTGGTGGTTGAATGATATGGATTTTGGATATGTGTAAGGACacataacattattatttatgatATAGGTCAAgctttgaatatatttatataaaagcaAGTAGTGAAAGCTAGATTTTAGCATATAAATTGAGATTGTTTATTTGTCAGATGATTGTATACATAGAGCTTCAAATGCCGTGTAGAAGGAGATACAAGCTTGTTTTCATTACTTGATAGAAGGAGATTCAACAAATACTGAGTTTAGCAcaccaaaaggaaaaaagaaatagaaaacaaaTGAAGAATGGTTATTTGTTGATGTATTTTAGGTGAAGTGGAATATTTGTTGGGAGTCCTTCTACAAGTATAATAGTCTGTATTTAAGTTTACACAATTATTCCAATTAGGACTTGTTCTCAAGCTGGTGATGATGACCATGAGAAGCTCCAACGTCTAGGCTGTTAGAATTGTGATGATTTGCTTCCGCCGAAGATGATTTGGCATATAAACCATGACCTAGTTTCTCACTCTTCTTTGATTCATCTACATGCACATCATCTTCAACTGATATAGCTACTGCTTGTTGTCCAAAAGGACCAGGTGCAATGGTTTCCTTGCCCTTTTTATGCTCATCGATATGTATGGTTGCTGAGGATGATTGGGCATGTAAACCATGATCgaatttctctttctttcttgtttcgTCTACATGCACATCATCTTCAACTGATATAACTACTGCTTGTTGTCCAAAAGGACCCGGAACAATGGTTTCCTTGCCCTTTTTATGCTCATCGATATGGATGATATCAGTTTCTTGTGTGCTCTCCTTCCTCTTCTGAAAGCAGCAATATAGAGCAAAAGTCAGCAAAGAAAGCAAGACAAGACCCCCTGCGCAGATGACTACAACTACTATGAATATGGGTTGAGTTGAGGCCATCTTTGTTCTTCTGTTGTGTTAATCAATTAATGTTGTAGTTTAAGTGCCTTTTGAAATGTGATTTATAGCAAATACTTGGTATGGGATTATGCAATTGTTTTAGTAACTTGACTCTCATGCTAAGTTTTAGAAGGGTTGTTTGTAGTGAAAAACACTTCTCTTCATTCTTCCTTGGCTTATTTTGCTTGTTgatctgtttttttgtttaaaaaatatgtagGATCTGTTGTGTACGTGAGGTTgaatttttatctttcttttttttttgcaattcaCGGGCAATGTATAACtttgatataataatatgcaagtattttttttaatattctctcACCGTTTATTTGCTATTATTAATACACCTATAAAAGAGTTTATATGAATATGTCTGAATGTGTGTGTTAATTGTTGGAATCTCACCTATATTCGACTTATTCCTTTGATAAATTGttgagaaatactttttttaggtatatatgcttatagcatttcactGGTATTTAAATCGTTAATACACGACgttatattaatataagtttGAGAGCTAACTCGAGATATGGCTACTCATATTAATTTAAAGCTCTTCAAAAAAAGATGCTgcactttcaaaaaaaaaaagatgttgcTCATCCTATTCCTGTGAAATACTCCTATGATGCAagtttgtattatttttaaggtttaattgcacttttccccctatagtttgtcaattgtgcgattttgcatcccatagttttaaacgagcgattttgccccctatagttttctcctttctgattttatggtctccatgacatttagtgttaatgtgtctgttttttatcaattaatgtgtgccacgtgtgtaattccattttttaaaaaataaaaaaaatggtatttttcagataCCAAAGGGTGGAAacaatgtgatttttttctctcaaaatctgaaaaataccattttttattttttaaaaaatggaattacacacgtggcacacattaattgataaaaaaaacagacgcatcagcactaaatgtcatggggaccataaaatcagaaagggggaaaactatagggggcaaaatcgctcgtttaaaactatgggttgcaaaatcgcacaattggcaatctatagggggaaaagtgcaattaagcctatttttaaATTCAGATTTAATAATGCACTTCAGGTTGGGTCAAGGCATATATATTGGTAAAGGGATCCAATGGTTTAATTTCCATTAATTGATCATGAGATTATACGTTCGTGTTTCTCACGTATTCAACATCAATACTAGTACTTAAAAGTTTTAACGTTTCACAAAGTTAGATATTGCTTTTAAATACCCATAATCTCATGAATGTGTTCATAGGCGTGTGTAACAAATCAGTTTGGTTTATATTTTCTGTCAAAAATATCCAAAGAACGAATTTAGAAGTACTGCATTATGATTATAGTACCTTTGAGTTTTCAACTTACATAgagttatgaaaataaatatataagacAAAAAGCATAAAAACCATTAAAGAAAATTAGCACATTAATCTAACTTATATTAATGTAAATCAAGACACTAATGTAAGCATAGAAATAGATACTATactaatgttttaattttaataagaccctaaaatataaaataaccaGCAATATTGCCTAGGAGTTCCCATTACCAATCTCTTTCCTCAAGTCAAGCTTTTTGTCTTCTGCATCTTCTGCCTCCTCCTCTAGTGAATCCTCTTCACTAGTCCCCTTTTCTTTCTCAACCTTCATCTCTGCTTCTTTCTTAGCTTTCATCTCAGCCTCTTCCTTAGAGGTTCTAAGTGCTTGGATCAAAGCCTCTCCAATGATGCCTCAACATCTTCATAGCTACCTTAGGCATCAAGTTTTCAGCAACATCAGCCTGAGTTATGTTGGTCTCTTCCAACAAGCATCGAACCGTCTTGAACAAAGGATGAGATTCAATACTCAGATAACTCATTGCTAGCATTTTGAATCCATCAAAACCACAATAAGACAACTCAATATGCATGCATGTCCATTCGTCCACGACGAATCAAAGCTTGATCAAGTTTCCTTAACTCAATGTTAGATCTAACAATTTCCTTAACTCAATGTCATAAATATcatacttcaaaaaaattagaaatggCAGTAACTAGTGATGATTTTCCTGTTCCTGGAGGACCATAGAACAAATAGCCTATCTTCCAAGGCTTACCAATTTTTGCATAATACTCTTTAGCCTTACTGAATGTAACAAGATCATCAACAATCTATTTCTTCTTTTAGGATTCATTGCAATTGTTTCAAAGAagatggatgttcaaatataacATGACTCCATTTACCTCTCCAttgaaacgaaaaaaaaaagtgaaacatAATCTTAATAAACATGGACAAATGTTGTTTAATTGTAGTTTTAGCGCAAGTGTATTAGTAAATATTGGATATAACTTTACGACacatttgtgacaactttttaaaaaaattctttctcatattcacattatattcttacactatttttcactttctttttccattgtttttgaccagtaaaaaaaaaaagattgcaaTTTGTCCTAAGAGTTATCACAAAATGAGTggacaaatatcattactcaatCATAATGGACTTAGTAATCTCAATAAACATATTGGTttgatttcttttaatttcactttgactttttgattgttttaataacAAATATTAGTATAGTAAATGATAACTTTAGTCCATGACTTTGCACCTCGTTGCCACAAAGGTCCATGACTCGGGATTAAATACAAAGTAGTCTCTGAATGTGCACTTCTGTTATCAGTTTAGTCTATAGCAAAAACTTTTGTTAATTGATGAGGTGACAATTACTTTATGCTGACAAGGTACACAAGGTGTCACATGgactaaagtgaaagtagaaaatagtTACTTTGATCCTTGAACCGAAAATCAATATCCCTAAATCTAATATAAttcctttttttattcaaaatcaaatcttCCATTAAACTCTTTAGACCTTCAACTtggatttttataatattgtgAATTGTATGGCTAGGCTTCTATTTAGTATTACTAGTGTTGTTAATTCTGATTGGATTGTACACCTTTGGGTTATGCTTGAGACTTAGGTTCCCACTTTGGATTCTCTTGATTGTACTGGATCCTAATGTTTTTACTTTGCATTCTATTGGAATATTCAATCTTCTTTTCTCTCAGataattaagtttatttaatgtttaatggaagtttgattttgaaaaaagagataATTAAATGAGATCGAGGGATTTAGAGTTTTGAGGATTAAATTCGGGATTTAGAGATTTAAGATTTAATTTGGGATATTGATTTCGATTCAAGGatcaaaatgacttttttttactttcattttagTCCATGTGACACCTCACGCACATTGAtatcacaaaacattttccaccTCATCAGTTAACAAAATTTTTTAACGTTAGAGACTAAACTGATAACGGAAGTACACATTCATagactaatttttatttaattatgagtCAGAAATCTTTAAACTAGCGAGTTGGAAAGTcaaagattaaaatgaaaatttactCAATATTCgtaattagttattttttttaaactattagtaattagtttttaaattaaattttttcacCGTTTGAATTTGAACCTAAAATCCACGGTTATTTCATAACACAAATAGTTGAATTACCTCGGACTACTTTTATCATTGTACTcagttttatttataaaaaaaaactatttagattgattgaataattgttgttattattgtcattattgttcttgttattgttattattgtcGTTATTGTTCTTGTTATTAGAGAAACAAAACACAATCAACCATACGGTCTTCTTTTGTGTTATTTATGTGTTGAAAAGCTTAGATATCAAATATTGACTTAGGATGAATGGATTTTTGCACTTCATGTGTTCCCTTTTAGGTGTTTGATAATTGTCTTAAGTGATGTCATGTGATACTTCTACCATTAAGCAACACAACAACCCATCATccgaaataaaataatttagatttgAGCTGGTCATATTTTTATCCAACCTTATTAAATGAATCAGccaaaaaaaaaccctaaaccctaaaatgaATGCTTTGATCAATGATACTGCTGCCAAATAACAAATGATTGATAATAAAAAACCTTAGATAATTACTCAGCTTGATAAAGGCTTAAGATGGATGCTTGGTGGATTTTCCGAATCCACAATTAAAGGTGAAATTTGTtcttaaatttcctttttattattttctaaaactgactttatgtttgatttttagatctagaatttcaaatttctttccTTCATGAAATATATGGAGATGCTGGAGTTGCGCTACATGGTTCAATGCTATAATACACTGTAGACTTGATTTGActgaaatttttaattttattattggaTTCTTTACAGAACTTTTCGGAcaaatgacatttttattaCTGTGAACAGAGCCACATATTTTGCTCTGTTGATAGCTCAGATTAGGAGACGAAGAAAAAAGCTTAACATGAAATTGAACAGTTTTAACCCATTGACATTTGAGGCAATGGTTGGTCATCATATTGTaagttaaaatttgttttctttagtATAATAAACTAAATAATTTCCAAAATTGGTTCAATATGACAAAGGGTCTCAAAGTCAACTATAGGATTACAAATTACATGTTACCTACTCAATATGTAATGAAATTGTGGAAAGTAGAGACTGATTTGCCACCTCTGCATGTAAATCTAGTTTTTAGCTCTTATAATTTGCATGAAAATACAGCCATACAAGAATCGATTCAGATATTTACACGAGTTAGCGCAATAATTTATCTATGTGTCCATCTTCTCGCttgtaataaaaatgataataataacaatgataACAATAATGATTATAACGATATTAACAACAATGATAATAACAATGACAAGATTAATTATAACAACACAACAACGactacaacaataacaaaaacttcaacaataataacattaacaataataacaacaatgacAATCATGATGatgataacaacaacaacaacaacaataagaacaaaataacaacaaaaataataatcaaactgATGAGTCAATGAGTCCAAAATTATGAGATGTGTAGGAATTAAAGTCACAATCACATGAATTGATTCTTGATTGTGTGATgaggaaattgattttgatagaattgaatATGTAGAATTGACTTTGgtcaaaaatgaattttgtttcAATACAAGTGActtgaaaatcaattttagagaccaaatcaattatattcaacaacaacaacatacattttgacatgtttggttccTCTAGAGTATAATTGATTGTGTCTTAAGAATTGATTCTAATTGAAGTTagaaaatgtagtttttaattCTAGAATTGATATTCACACTTAAATTTtgtgtgtgtttggatggatAGCACAAAATCAGAATGACCCTCCGTGATTTTGCATAAGCTACACAATGTGGTTGTTGAAAAATCACATGTTTAACATGAATGTATCAAAACATGAAGTTTTGATCTTTCTTTGTTATCTAATGTGTGTTCTTGATGTTTTATTAAGACATGATCTAAGTATAACTTAATCAAGAATCATTAATCAAACTATCTTAAAGATAAATACTATCAGAGTTCATAATGTTCATAGAAGAGTTCAAAAAATTCACTTTTCCACTAAATATGAAGCTCAAAATGTTCAACCTAAAACATTCACCGCACTTGCGAAAGACATGGACTAAACACACACATGCATTAAAAGAACAAATCATTGGATAAAACACATTAGAAGAAAGTGTGGTTAAGATTCATTATTTATGAATGACAAAGAAGCAATGAAGTAAATGAACATTCATTTTCTCTCATAAAGAATGATCATCTTAAACACATCTCTTTTGATGTTCATTTTGACTTTGTATGCATGAAATAGTTTCTTAACTTAAATTAACAGGAAGAATTAGCTGGGATCATATAGTAACAGGAGGATATTTACTGAGAgcacaataatatatattaataggAGAACAATATTCTATCACAAATATGTTAAATTTTAATGATACATTTTGCATTGGAAAATCTGAACGTACCTGGAGTGTTAGCACTGCATTAGACTTGACAATTTGTTTATCTTTGAGTTGCACACACTCTGGTGGTATTACCACATCTTGTTCGTGCAAAGCAAAAACCCGTGCCACTTTATCTGTGATCGGGTTCAGAAGGTGAAAACCACAGTTGATGGTTTTTCTGTACTTTCCTAGACGTTCAACTATGTAGGCGTGATCTTCTTTAACGACGTGAAAGCCGAAGTTAAGCAGCAGTCGAATGTGATGATTATTGCATAGGATATAAAACACTTGTGTGCGTAATATTGCCTAACATGAAATTTACTAACACATGTGATTGAATGTAGGTGTTACATAGGTGGGTTGGATCTGGGTTTCATGAAGAGGAGCTCAACTGTATGCACTGAATTGGTCGGTTGTCCAATGGTACTGTGATGCATATACGGTCAAACAGAGCaacaagaaattgaagaagacaTCTTTTTAGAACTACTACCTTAATCTCGGTGTCGCTTTGGTTGTTTTGATGGCAAACATCAATGAGCTAGCAAACTTGTATGCCATCCGTGTACCTGCAttgcattattttgttatagaaatagtttatacataagtGTTTATGATATAAGCTgaaaattatgttgtttatccaaacagagccaaacttatcagctataagctgaTTCATATCATTATAAGCCTAACTGCTCAAGTCCAATCCAAAGGACTAATTTAGAAGACATGTTTTTGCAACAATTTCTGAGGGCCCgtttgaattggcttatttttaagcttatgcaaataaataagcttttacgtattattcataagcttgtctAGGTAGTTAATGAAAAAACtacttatgaagatacaatttttgatagtgagaacttatgaattaacatcaAAGCTCATTTATTTGagtaagctatttttcataagcagAAAAATATGCCAGAGTTGTAATCTGAAAAGCCAGAACAAATCAGATGTTCAAAATGAAACTACAGCGTGTTTGAAGTCATACGCTAAGAATCCCCAATGGTTAATTGCAGTAACTTACAAGTATGCGTTAACTTGACGACACGACATCTTGGATAAACTCAATTCTCAAAGGAATTAAGAGTATCATCTTCCTCAACACTTTCTATCCTTTGTGATAATCTCAATGTCACCTTTCTTActcaatattatatatgaaacACATCTCTATTGACGTTCATTTTGACTTTGATCTAGTCCAGTGGCGGAGCTACGTTGCCAACTCTGCAAGCACGTATCCTCACTTTCATTTTGCTTTTCTCCATACCACATGCATACacataaatataattttctttccACCAATTGCTTCGGTTCCTAATTCTTTTCTAGCATAAAGTGTTATAACTTTATAAGGTATAATGATACTATAACAATATGTATTTACCCATTAAAGCGatttattttattcactaaaaaagCCATTCATTTATCTGTGAGTCCGTATTGTTTGTGTTAATTTACTTTTAAAGAGAACATGccataaaaatattacattttttcgTGTGTTAACCTTctgtttttcaaaagaaatggaACTTGATAATCGGGAGTTCGGTTGTGACGTAAGGATAGTTTGATAAAATATTGTTCCACcaaaaaatcaaactcaaaatctCTCAAACAATTCATCTTTGATGAAACTTATTTTAGCTCTTGATCGCAATTGCTTGatttattatatgttttttttatatattttaggtagtccttcaaaaaaaattaggtgatGCATTTTTTGAAATACTTACTTCACTTTCTTAATTTTGGGACGTCCACTAAAAAGTTcccaaaaaataatgataacattttttttataatagtaattataaCATTTACataacacattaaaaaaaaattaaaattacatgtAAATATTGCCTCCACTACTTCAATTTCCTGCCTCCGCCACTGATCTATTCTaacaagaaaaattcaaaattaaatatcatgTACGTTCAGTATGAATTCTTTATAAGTATCTTCCTCGTGAGTACTCCTATGCTCATTGCgacaatttaaatataaataatacgTGATATAAAATAGAATGACCATACAAATGGGATAAAGTCGTTGAATGATTTTACATTATGTTGTCAGGGCCGGTCCAAAACTAATGTAACCTCAATTAACATTGCATAACTTCCAACaattctcttcaaaaaaaaaaaaaaaacttccaacAATTGATGACACATCACCTCTACTTATTCACCAAATTTTCATCAAATGAAGTATAACATTGTTGTTTAATTAATAGACGTCTCACAAAATCTCCACATCACTATCTACAAATAATTGTTGTAGTATCGGTATTCGATACAAACCATTACCTAATTTATGTCTGATACATCCCGATACGTACTAGGAGAGTATTCagtgattaaaatttattttaaataaaatatcttatACGTTTTACATACACCAgagaaatattttcttaaaaaaataagaaaataaaaaaaaaacattataattaaaacatTACGTGACAGGCACGTGACATATATTAGAATAATGACAAGTTAGCTATGAAATGGGAGAGATGTTATAATATGAAAGACATGTGACATATATTATCACTCTTTGGATGGTTTGATAGACTCAAAGGCGCCGTCAAACCCTAAGGCAGTCGCAACAACCCAAATGACAAACAAACAAGAACCTGTTTCGAAAAAGGTGCAAAAGACAATTAAGGATGCGCCTTTTCTATGGGCATCTGCATTTTTAACTGATGCAAAAATAAAAGGTAAATGGAATTTAGTTAAatgattgtgtttttttatttgttttttattttacaataagaCAATACCTTAATATGCAATTTTCCATATTGTCTTTCCTACTTTCTCTTTAAATTCAATGCCTTATCGttacttttaattattatttgctAAAAATTCTCATGTTATTAATCCACAGAAGTCGAACACtatgggtgtgtttgtttcaagtttatcaaatttattccaaagtatttaggaaaaatatgtttgattaactttataatattcttaggaaccataaaaatatggattataataggtaactatttatgaatttattctcacCCTTTTTCTTGGTAaaatttttctattcccaggaacattttatatccgggaataaaatttagtaaacttgtaacaaacctagacatatatattcatatcattttattctcgggaatcaacaaatataacttgaaacaaacacacccgtGTAAAACCCTTGTATATTGGAGGTTGTTGTTGGTAGTAACACTATGAGtaaaagattaaattattttCGCAAATTAAGTTGAACAAATATCTACTGATTTATATAAATCGATTATATTGGCAAAGATTTggcataaaagaaaaagatttaatagaaacattacattaattttgacaaaaaaaaaattacattaataaTGTTAACTTTCATCAAATATCtttaaacaattaacaatattaataatctaatttctttttttttatataattaccaCGATGTTACGTGAACCGTGCGAAAACACATGACTTTTACTATTGAAGAACAAACAAGAGAAAGCAATTTACGAGAGGTAGCCTGATACAATCCTAGACTGGACAGCGGGGAAGCTAACAAATTCAACCATAAGTGGTAGGattgttaaaattaaatgttttattattaaatttatcttattatttaGTTTACAAACTCTTTATTTTCTAGATCCCGAGAATCAAAACGCAATAAGCCATACAATTTTAGTAGTATACGAAGTGAAGCTACATGGATGGACGATAATAATTGCAGTTGTATagtgattaatatttttattttttgcaaagcACAAAATTTTACggtaatatttaattaaagtgATTTTGACTGAAATATGAATAATTTATTGTTGTCTACAAAGTGAGATAACAACCAACATCAAGTCCTATAGTTTGAACCCTTGGATATTGGAAACCATTGTTGGTCGTAACtttaacaccccgttttcccaacgcgaaaatttcatttatttaatcagagtaattcacctaaacggaatgtcacattcttttcttaaaatcataaactgtataaataactatttatcctttaaaattcaataactaaaaagtctttaatacttcgcagcggaaattattcaataatcaaaacagtctttggcactaaagcctctttacaattatgtcataaaaatccattctaaaaacatagtcataactcttcagaaacaatacgtaagaaatagaaagcaataacaaattctcatcccgttacgtatcagagcacctaaagacacttgagccaccactcctactaatcattaatacctgcaagttactcatacgaagagcaacattttcaagcagaaggggtgagatttcacaaaacaataatatcaagcatataattcaataattatatttaacaacacaaataacttcatctattagtaataattcttcatgtaataattcttaataactcaaccaacttctaattatcatttaacacatattaatcaaatcgtaacaaacatagatcatcacatcatagtcatagttcatatatagcataacaacatcttaatcctaattcatatacaacataacaacatcattaattcataataataattattcatcaaacat is from Medicago truncatula cultivar Jemalong A17 chromosome 1, MtrunA17r5.0-ANR, whole genome shotgun sequence and encodes:
- the LOC11424473 gene encoding protein TRACHEARY ELEMENT DIFFERENTIATION-RELATED 7A, whose protein sequence is MASTQPIFIVVVVICAGGLVLLSLLTFALYCCFQKRKESTQETDIIHIDEHKKGKETIVPGPFGQQAVVISVEDDVHVDETRKKEKFDHGLHAQSSSATIHIDEHKKGKETIAPGPFGQQAVAISVEDDVHVDESKKSEKLGHGLYAKSSSAEANHHNSNSLDVGASHGHHHQLENKS